AAGATCCCTGcgaaaaaaatattaaaaaaattaaaaaattgaaaaCTAAATAATGATACAATAATAGGacaaataatatcatatatttaataatacatatagTAATGAgcacaaatatatatatatatatatatatatatatttatttatatttatttattcatttttattatttttgcTTACATATATTTCTCTATAATTTGCATTTAACTTTTCatattcatcatttttcctctttaattcattttccatttttttgatttcttgctaagataataataaatcaaaGATGAGTgagaata
This genomic interval from Plasmodium reichenowi strain SY57 chromosome Unknown, whole genome shotgun sequence contains the following:
- a CDS encoding hypothetical protein (conserved Plasmodium protein, unknown function); amino-acid sequence: MTKSICELQNKNSISTELLQEIKKMENELKRKNDEYEKLNANYREIYGS